The window CCCTGGGTGCCTTCCTTGATGTCGATGTGCTCGGCCGCCACTCCCGGCCCGATCTGGTTGTCCAGCACCTGAACCCGGTCCGAGCGGTCCATGCCGCCGGAGTTGCCCAGGCAGCCCCAGTTCGAGTTGGCCGACCCGATGTAGACACCTTCGCCGTAGCCCGGCTTGACCAGGCCGATCTGCTCGATCCGCGACCGCTTCAGCACCCCATCCGCCGATGACCGGCGGAAGTGCACGCCCTCCTCCTCGGTGTGGTGCACGTACACACCGTCGATCGTGACGTGGTGCGAGTTGTCCAGCACGATGCCCTTCTTCGACTCGGCGACAGTGAAGCCGGTCAGGTTCCAGTGGGGAGCGTCGAACAGCCACAGGCCGTACCCGGAGTCCCAGCCCGCGGTCGGCACCGAGCAGGACGGCGCGGTGCCGCTGGGACCGTCGTTGATCAGGACGGCGTTCCGCGGGCCGGTCAGGGTGATCGGCGCGCTCGCCGTGCCCGCCTTCTGGGACAGGAACGTGCCTCGGTAGGTGCCCGCCGCCATCCGGATGGTGCGGCCGGGTCGGGCGTTGGTCAGCGCGGACCTGAGCTGGTCCGAAGTGGACACGTCGACGATGTCGGCCGGGCTCGCCGCGGCGGTGATCACGAGGTGGTCCAGGTTGGCCGTTCCGCCGGAGGTGCCCGCGGTGACCCGGATCTTGTTCGTCCCGGCGGACAGCGTCGCCGTGGTGGTCACGGTCCGCCATGTCGCCCAGGCGCCGGTGGAGGGGAAGGCGAGGTCGTCGGCCACCACTGCGCCGTTGACACTCACGTCGGCCGGTCGGCCCGTGCTTCCGTTGGCGTAGCGGAACGTCAGCGTGTGCGAACCCGCCGCCGCAGTGACGGTCCACTCGACAGACGCGCCGACGGCGTTGGTCGTGTTGCAGAACCCGGTTCCGGTGTAGCCGGCGTGATCGGAGTCGACAGTTCCTTGGCACACCGCGTTTTCCGCCTCATACCGGTCTGGAGCCGGCGGCGCGGTGGTGGTGGTGGTGGTCGGCGGCGTGCTCCCCACCGACTTCAGGAACAGGGACTGACCCGCGTCGGTCTTTGAAGCGTCGACGCCGTGGCCGCCGGTGTAGTCGCCGCGTTCGTTGTTCGCCCAGTCGGTGATCGGCGCGCCCGCCTTGTCCAGGTGGTGCCACCCGGTGCCGGACCAGCCGAACTGGTACACGCGGTGCCGGTCGGGGTAGTAGTCGACATACGGGTCGGTGTCGCTGGTGAGCTGCTTCTTCATGGTGTTGTTGAAGAAGACGTTGCGCGGACCGGTGGAGCCCGACCACTTCACCGCCTTCTGGCCGGCGCCCCACCAGATCGGGAACCAGTTCGAGTCGTCCGGCCCGCCGCCGCCCTCCTCGCCGCAGTTGCTCAGGCAGTTGGCCGAGCGGTGCGCGTACGGCACGGTCACCGTGTTCAGCTCGAACAGGTTGTGCCGCTCCCACCCGCCGTGCAGGTTCAGGTCGGAGTCGAAGTCGTTGCCGATCACCACGTTGCCCGACGCGGACCACTGGAAGGTGAAGTGCCGCAGGTTGCGCGAGGTGTTCCCGGCGTACAGCGAGTCCCACACCCGCGAGCCCCGGAAGTAGCCGTTGCCGCCCTTGCCCTTGTTCCACGCGCCGTCGAGGTGGTTGTCGACGATCTGGAGGTTCTTCGCCTCCTCGGTGACGATCGGGTGTGACCCGGTCATGTCCGCGCGCACGCCCCGCACCCAGGAGTTCGCCGCCCACTTGAAGACAATGCCGTGCATCTGGTCGGCGGGGGACATGTTGCCGTAGTTGTGCACCGCCTTCGCCGGGTCGAGCGTGGGCATGGCCTGGGTGAAGCTGAGGTTCTCGAAGCCGACGCCCACCACCGGGTCCACGATCGGCGACGCCTTGGAGGGGTAGACCGCGCCGTCGATCGGCGCCGAACCGTCCGAAGTGGACGAGACCGGGACGTCGTACTCCAGTGGCTTGTCCAGCGTGATCCTGCGGTTCGCGGTGTCCACCGCGGTGATGGTGAACAGCTGCTGGCGCATGTGCTGGTTCAGCATGGGATGCGTGGCCGACACCGCCTTCTGCTGCTCGTAGAACTTGACCGAGTTCGCCGCCCGGATGTTGACCAGGCCGCCCACGGTGAATCCCGTCAGCGATCCGCTGCTCGCGAGTTGGACCACCCGGTCGCCGGTGCGCGCCGAGAACGCGGTGTCGCCCGCCTTGCCGCCCAGCTGCACACCCGCCTTCCAGTGCACGTTGGCGGTGCCTTCGAAGATGTCCTTGCGGTTGGCGGGCGCGGAGGCGTAGTCACTGGCGTATGCGGTGTGGACCGCGCGCGACTGCACCCGGAACAGGCCGCGGCCCGGCCACAGCCACCCGCCTTTGCCCTGCCCGTGGGTCATCCCGTCCTCGTCCCAGTCCGAGCCGTCGGGGGTGAGGGTGTCGTAGCGGGTGTTCGCGTCGGGCCGGAACACGATCCGCGTTCCGGCCGCGGGGTCGCTGCCCGCGCCGCGGATCACCAGGTAGTCGGCGTCGACCGCGAGCTGGCGGGACACGTCGAGGACGCCCGCGGGCAAGGTGATCAGGCTCAGCTTGGCGTAACCCGCCGAGGGTGAGCAGCGGGTGCGGACGGCGTCGATCGCGGCCTGCAGCCCGGCGCTGTCGTCCACGCCGTCACCTGGTCGGACCCCGTGCTGCCCGGCGAGTTCCGCGGGGGTGAGTTGGCAGGCGGCGTCGGGGTTGATCTCGTTGGCTCCGGGCAGCGTCGCGCCACCGCGGAAGCCCGCTTTGCTCCAGTCGTACAGCCCCGGTATCGGGGCTCGGCGGTTGGCCGGCGACAGGTCGAGCCCGGCGGCGGCCTGGCCCGCGGCGGGAACCGTGGTCACCAGCACGACCGGCGTGGCGACCGCGAGGGCGGCGACGACGGCGAGGGCCAGCGGCCTTCGATGAGCAGGGGAAAGGTGCGGCACTGCGACCTCCCGGTCAAAGGGGGAGAGGAGGCCGCCGGCACAGGCGGCTGCCGAACACTTAACTGTTCGGCAGCCAGCCCGTCAATAGATGAACAGTATTTAGTTTCGCGTCCACATATGTGTCAGCTACCGGATGCCGTGGATCCGCAGGGTCGTGGCGAGCTGCTGGGTGTGCTTCATGATCGCGGTCGAGACG is drawn from Actinokineospora alba and contains these coding sequences:
- a CDS encoding carbohydrate-binding protein, whose protein sequence is MPHLSPAHRRPLALAVVAALAVATPVVLVTTVPAAGQAAAGLDLSPANRRAPIPGLYDWSKAGFRGGATLPGANEINPDAACQLTPAELAGQHGVRPGDGVDDSAGLQAAIDAVRTRCSPSAGYAKLSLITLPAGVLDVSRQLAVDADYLVIRGAGSDPAAGTRIVFRPDANTRYDTLTPDGSDWDEDGMTHGQGKGGWLWPGRGLFRVQSRAVHTAYASDYASAPANRKDIFEGTANVHWKAGVQLGGKAGDTAFSARTGDRVVQLASSGSLTGFTVGGLVNIRAANSVKFYEQQKAVSATHPMLNQHMRQQLFTITAVDTANRRITLDKPLEYDVPVSSTSDGSAPIDGAVYPSKASPIVDPVVGVGFENLSFTQAMPTLDPAKAVHNYGNMSPADQMHGIVFKWAANSWVRGVRADMTGSHPIVTEEAKNLQIVDNHLDGAWNKGKGGNGYFRGSRVWDSLYAGNTSRNLRHFTFQWSASGNVVIGNDFDSDLNLHGGWERHNLFELNTVTVPYAHRSANCLSNCGEEGGGGPDDSNWFPIWWGAGQKAVKWSGSTGPRNVFFNNTMKKQLTSDTDPYVDYYPDRHRVYQFGWSGTGWHHLDKAGAPITDWANNERGDYTGGHGVDASKTDAGQSLFLKSVGSTPPTTTTTTAPPAPDRYEAENAVCQGTVDSDHAGYTGTGFCNTTNAVGASVEWTVTAAAGSHTLTFRYANGSTGRPADVSVNGAVVADDLAFPSTGAWATWRTVTTTATLSAGTNKIRVTAGTSGGTANLDHLVITAAASPADIVDVSTSDQLRSALTNARPGRTIRMAAGTYRGTFLSQKAGTASAPITLTGPRNAVLINDGPSGTAPSCSVPTAGWDSGYGLWLFDAPHWNLTGFTVAESKKGIVLDNSHHVTIDGVYVHHTEEEGVHFRRSSADGVLKRSRIEQIGLVKPGYGEGVYIGSANSNWGCLGNSGGMDRSDRVQVLDNQIGPGVAAEHIDIKEGTQGGVIRGNTFDGRGLSGQNSADSWIDAKGNNYLIEQNRGTFAAPGTFVNGYETHNPVTGYGCGNVWRSNTSDLGGVGNYAVYISSTSKCTSAPNKVYASNTVTNARNGLTNIPVTP